A region of Paraburkholderia largidicola DNA encodes the following proteins:
- a CDS encoding helix-turn-helix domain-containing protein: MTTDLSSPLPPAAACRFETSVAHDADEQARNLHGWTQTYDQLTAGRFVGRLTGLHLDDMHVFCETTSQTLRQTCEVPPDACWFGIPADDQSVGRIGPQPISRDSLAFQRGGVEFELLTPGGYAIFGVVVRGDVLHRHAEFVEHADLIDQAAQTGVIPIDTQSKARFCALLAGMLDDAANAALSERARRNLQASVLSSLFDLCATTSLEPIAIPARPRRQWIVSEARDYVLANRDRPVGVPELCEHLHVSRRTLQYCFQDVLSLAPASYLRAIRLNGARRDLCGAAPGERTVQDVAAAWGFWHLSQFATDYRKLFGVRPSETLKTVHSPTSALLAH, encoded by the coding sequence ATGACGACCGATCTTTCTTCGCCGTTGCCGCCAGCGGCCGCGTGCCGATTCGAAACGAGCGTCGCGCACGACGCCGATGAGCAGGCGCGCAATCTTCACGGCTGGACCCAGACCTACGATCAGCTCACGGCGGGCCGCTTCGTCGGGAGGCTGACGGGCTTGCATCTCGACGACATGCACGTGTTCTGCGAGACGACCAGCCAGACGTTGCGGCAGACGTGCGAAGTCCCGCCCGACGCCTGCTGGTTCGGCATTCCCGCCGACGATCAGAGTGTCGGCCGCATCGGCCCGCAACCGATTAGCCGCGACTCGCTCGCCTTTCAGCGCGGCGGCGTCGAGTTCGAACTGCTGACGCCTGGCGGTTACGCGATTTTCGGCGTGGTCGTGCGCGGCGACGTGCTGCATCGGCATGCGGAATTCGTCGAGCACGCCGATTTGATCGACCAGGCCGCGCAAACCGGCGTCATTCCCATCGACACGCAAAGCAAGGCGCGCTTCTGCGCGCTCCTCGCCGGCATGCTCGACGACGCGGCCAACGCCGCGCTGTCGGAGCGCGCGCGGCGCAATCTGCAAGCGTCGGTGCTTTCTTCGCTGTTCGATCTGTGCGCAACGACATCGCTTGAACCTATCGCGATTCCCGCACGTCCGCGCAGGCAGTGGATCGTCTCCGAGGCGCGCGATTACGTGCTCGCGAATCGCGACCGTCCTGTCGGCGTGCCGGAACTGTGCGAGCATCTGCACGTCAGCCGCCGCACGCTGCAATACTGCTTTCAGGACGTGCTGAGCCTTGCGCCCGCGAGCTATCTGCGCGCGATCCGCCTGAACGGCGCGCGCCGCGACCTGTGTGGCGCAGCGCCCGGCGAGCGCACGGTGCAGGACGTCGCGGCTGCGTGGGGCTTCTGGCATTTGAGCCAGTTCGCCACCGACTATCGCAAGCTTTTCGGCGTTCGTCCCTCTGAAACCCTGAAAACGGTCCACTCTCCGACCAGCGCGCTACTGGCTCACTAA
- the dbpA gene encoding ATP-dependent RNA helicase DbpA produces MTNKVRPFSELPLSEAVLANLTQLGYAEMTPIQAASLPIALAGQDLIAQAKTGSGKTAAFSLALLSRLDTRRFDVQAMVLCPTRELADQVTQEIRRLARAEENIKVLTLCGGTPMRPQTASLEHGAHIVVGTPGRIMDHLERGSLSLDALNTLVLDEADRMLDMGFFDDIAKVARQCPKERQTLLFSATYPEGIAKLSQQFLRNPKDVKLEERHDDSKIRQRFYEVTEDERLHAVGLLLNHYRPVSTIAFCNTKNQCRDLLDVLRAQGFHALALHGELDQRERDQVLIQFANRSCSVLVATDVAARGLDIAQLEAVINVDVTPDPEVHVHRIGRTGRADQEGWALSLSSMNEMGRVGGIEEAQGRDVEWRPLAELKAASDEPLLPPMETLQILGGRKEKIRPGDVLGALTGEAGFNGAQIGKINVTEFSTYVAVERGIARDALRKLSAGKVKGKKVKVRLMDE; encoded by the coding sequence ATGACAAACAAGGTTCGTCCTTTTAGCGAGTTGCCGCTTTCCGAAGCGGTGCTCGCCAATCTCACGCAACTCGGCTACGCCGAGATGACGCCCATTCAGGCCGCCAGCCTGCCGATCGCGCTCGCCGGCCAGGATCTGATCGCGCAGGCCAAAACGGGCAGCGGCAAGACGGCAGCGTTTTCACTCGCGCTGCTGTCGCGGCTCGACACGCGCCGTTTCGACGTGCAAGCCATGGTGCTGTGCCCGACGCGCGAACTCGCCGATCAGGTGACGCAGGAAATCCGGCGTCTCGCGCGCGCGGAAGAGAACATCAAGGTGCTGACGCTGTGCGGCGGTACGCCGATGCGTCCGCAAACAGCGAGTCTCGAGCATGGCGCGCATATCGTCGTCGGCACGCCCGGGCGCATCATGGACCATCTTGAGCGCGGCAGCCTGTCGCTCGACGCGCTCAACACGCTCGTGCTCGACGAAGCCGACCGCATGCTTGACATGGGCTTTTTCGACGATATCGCCAAGGTCGCACGTCAATGTCCGAAAGAGCGGCAGACGCTGCTGTTCTCGGCGACGTACCCCGAGGGCATCGCGAAGCTGAGCCAGCAGTTCTTGCGCAACCCGAAGGACGTGAAGCTCGAAGAGCGGCACGACGACAGCAAGATCCGCCAGCGCTTCTACGAAGTGACGGAAGACGAGCGTCTGCATGCCGTCGGCCTGTTGCTGAATCACTACCGCCCCGTGAGCACGATCGCGTTCTGCAACACGAAGAACCAGTGCCGCGATCTGCTCGACGTGTTGCGCGCGCAAGGTTTCCACGCGCTCGCGCTGCATGGCGAACTCGATCAGCGTGAGCGCGATCAGGTGCTGATCCAGTTTGCGAATCGCAGCTGCTCAGTGCTCGTCGCAACCGACGTCGCCGCGCGCGGCTTGGACATTGCGCAACTCGAAGCCGTGATCAACGTCGACGTAACGCCGGACCCGGAAGTGCACGTGCACCGGATCGGCCGCACGGGCCGCGCGGATCAGGAGGGCTGGGCGCTGAGTCTCTCGAGCATGAACGAAATGGGACGCGTGGGGGGCATCGAAGAGGCGCAAGGGCGCGATGTCGAATGGCGTCCGCTGGCCGAACTGAAGGCGGCGAGCGACGAGCCGCTGCTGCCGCCTATGGAAACGCTGCAGATTCTCGGCGGCCGCAAGGAAAAGATCCGTCCCGGCGATGTGCTGGGCGCACTGACGGGTGAAGCCGGTTTCAACGGCGCGCAGATCGGCAAGATCAACGTGACGGAGTTTTCGACTTATGTTGCCGTCGAGCGTGGTATTGCGCGTGACGCATTGCGCAAGCTCAGTGCGGGCAAGGTGAAAGGCAAGAAGGTGAAAGTGCGGCTGATGGACGAGTGA
- a CDS encoding pyridoxal phosphate-dependent aminotransferase: MQSALQARSKLPDVGTTIFTVIGQLAAEHNALNLSQGAPNFSPDEALVDGVTKAMRAGHNQYAPMAGIGALRAALAAKVETLYGVHYDPSTEVTVIASASEGLYSTISALVHPGDEVIYFEPSFDSYAPIVRLQGATPIPIKLSSTDFRVDWDEVSAAITPKTRMIIVNTPHNPTATIFSDADIERLKAVTRNTDIVILSDEVYEHVVFDGAKHHSMACHRELAERSVIVSSFGKSYHVTGWRVGYCLAPAALMDEIRKVHQFMVFSADTPMQYAFVEALSNPQSYLGLSAFYQHKRDLLARELSESRFELLPSEGSFFMLARFRGFSDESDSDFVLRLIRDAKVATIPLSAFYTDGTDSGLIRLSFSKDDETLIEGARRLRSI; this comes from the coding sequence ATGCAGAGCGCTTTGCAAGCCCGCTCGAAATTGCCGGACGTCGGCACGACGATTTTCACGGTGATCGGCCAACTGGCCGCCGAACACAATGCGCTGAACCTGTCACAGGGCGCGCCGAATTTTTCGCCCGACGAAGCGCTCGTCGATGGCGTGACCAAAGCCATGCGCGCCGGTCACAACCAGTACGCGCCGATGGCCGGTATCGGCGCATTGCGCGCGGCGCTCGCGGCGAAGGTCGAAACGCTGTATGGCGTGCATTACGATCCGTCGACGGAAGTGACCGTGATCGCCAGCGCCAGCGAAGGCCTGTATTCGACGATCAGCGCGCTCGTGCATCCCGGCGACGAAGTGATCTACTTCGAGCCGTCGTTCGACAGCTATGCGCCCATCGTGCGTCTGCAAGGCGCGACGCCTATCCCGATCAAGCTGTCTTCCACCGATTTCCGCGTCGACTGGGACGAAGTGTCCGCGGCCATCACGCCGAAAACGCGGATGATCATCGTCAACACGCCGCACAACCCGACGGCGACGATTTTCAGCGATGCCGATATCGAGCGCCTGAAGGCCGTCACGCGCAACACGGATATCGTGATTCTTTCCGATGAAGTGTATGAGCACGTCGTGTTCGACGGCGCGAAGCATCACAGCATGGCGTGTCATCGCGAACTCGCGGAACGCAGCGTGATCGTGTCGTCGTTCGGCAAGTCGTATCACGTGACGGGCTGGCGCGTCGGTTATTGCCTCGCGCCCGCTGCGCTGATGGACGAGATCCGCAAGGTCCATCAATTCATGGTGTTTTCCGCCGATACGCCGATGCAGTATGCGTTCGTCGAAGCATTGTCGAATCCGCAAAGCTATCTGGGCTTGTCCGCGTTCTATCAGCACAAGCGCGATCTGCTGGCACGCGAACTGAGCGAGTCGCGCTTCGAGTTGCTGCCGAGCGAAGGCAGCTTCTTCATGCTCGCGCGTTTTCGCGGCTTCTCGGATGAGAGCGACAGCGACTTCGTGTTGCGCCTGATCCGCGATGCGAAGGTCGCGACCATTCCGCTGTCGGCGTTCTACACGGACGGCACGGATTCCGGCCTGATCCGCCTGAGCTTTTCGAAGGACGACGAGACGCTGATCGAAGGCGCGCGTCGTTTGCGTTCAATCTGA
- a CDS encoding carbon-nitrogen hydrolase family protein — protein MMQESIKAAVVQMSSSADVQQNLGEARRWVHQAARDGATLICLPEYFCWIGDDEMQRVALAEAFGDGPIQQALSDLARETGAWLIGGTVPIRPSHGPQAGTHAYNTSLVFDPSGQCSARYDKIHLFSFNQGAEQHAEGDTMVGGDSIGTAQGPFGTLRLSVCYDLRFPELYRAGPSADVIAVPAAFTYTTGLAHWELLLRARAVENQAFVLASGQCGTHSNGWRTFGHSMIVGPWGEVLARHDDEPGIALATLTQSALDEARNRLPVLTHRRIATPSDVR, from the coding sequence ATGATGCAGGAATCGATCAAGGCAGCCGTCGTGCAGATGAGCAGCAGCGCGGACGTCCAGCAGAATCTGGGCGAAGCGCGTCGGTGGGTACATCAGGCCGCGCGCGACGGCGCCACGCTCATCTGTTTGCCCGAATACTTCTGCTGGATCGGCGACGACGAAATGCAGCGCGTGGCCCTTGCCGAAGCATTCGGCGATGGTCCGATTCAGCAGGCGCTCTCCGACCTTGCGCGCGAGACGGGCGCGTGGCTGATCGGCGGTACGGTGCCGATCCGGCCGTCGCATGGGCCGCAGGCCGGCACGCATGCGTACAACACGTCGCTCGTGTTCGATCCCTCGGGGCAGTGCTCGGCGCGCTACGACAAGATCCATCTGTTCAGCTTCAACCAGGGCGCGGAGCAGCACGCGGAAGGCGACACGATGGTCGGCGGCGACAGCATCGGCACGGCGCAAGGTCCGTTCGGCACGCTGCGCCTGTCGGTGTGCTACGACTTGCGCTTTCCCGAGTTGTATCGCGCGGGACCCAGCGCCGATGTGATCGCCGTGCCCGCCGCATTCACCTACACCACAGGCCTCGCGCATTGGGAGCTGCTGCTCCGTGCGCGAGCCGTCGAGAACCAGGCTTTCGTGCTCGCGTCCGGCCAGTGCGGCACGCATTCGAACGGCTGGCGGACTTTTGGCCACAGTATGATCGTCGGGCCGTGGGGCGAAGTGCTCGCGCGGCATGACGACGAACCCGGCATCGCACTCGCGACGCTGACACAAAGCGCGCTCGATGAAGCGCGCAACCGTCTGCCGGTGCTCACGCATCGGCGCATCGCCACGCCGTCTGACGTGCGTTGA
- a CDS encoding ABC transporter substrate-binding protein — protein sequence MKLVKNLLMLACAFASVATASAMAADATSLRYGLEAQYPPFESKGSNGELQGFDIDIGNAVCKTANLKCSWVETSFDGLIPALQGRKFDAINSAMNATEKRRQAIDFTNVIYRVPTQLIARKDSGLQPTPESLKGKRVGVLQASIQETYAKAHWENAGVNVVPYQDQNQVYADLVAGRLDATLVLAPAGQTGFLSRPDGKDFAFVGQAVRDDKILGSGVAFGIRKGDTALRNQLNAAITKVQADGTVKTLAEKYFGNIDVSPK from the coding sequence ATGAAGCTTGTGAAGAATCTGCTGATGCTGGCGTGCGCGTTCGCATCGGTGGCGACGGCGTCGGCGATGGCTGCCGATGCGACGTCGCTGCGCTATGGCCTCGAGGCGCAATATCCGCCGTTCGAATCGAAAGGTTCGAATGGCGAGTTGCAGGGCTTCGATATCGATATCGGCAACGCTGTCTGCAAGACGGCGAACCTGAAATGCAGCTGGGTCGAAACGTCGTTCGACGGTTTGATCCCGGCGCTGCAGGGCCGCAAGTTCGACGCGATCAACTCGGCGATGAACGCAACGGAAAAGCGCCGTCAGGCAATCGACTTCACCAACGTGATCTACCGCGTACCGACGCAACTGATCGCGCGTAAGGACAGCGGACTGCAGCCGACGCCGGAGTCGCTGAAGGGCAAGCGCGTCGGCGTGTTGCAGGCGTCGATCCAGGAAACGTATGCGAAGGCGCATTGGGAGAACGCTGGCGTCAACGTCGTGCCGTATCAGGATCAGAACCAGGTCTATGCCGATCTCGTCGCGGGCCGGCTCGATGCGACCCTCGTGCTGGCGCCGGCGGGCCAGACGGGCTTCCTGTCGCGTCCTGACGGCAAAGACTTCGCATTCGTCGGTCAGGCAGTGCGCGACGACAAGATTCTCGGCAGCGGCGTCGCGTTCGGCATTCGCAAAGGCGACACCGCGCTGCGCAATCAGCTGAACGCGGCGATCACCAAAGTGCAGGCGGACGGCACGGTCAAGACGCTCGCGGAAAAATACTTCGGCAATATCGACGTTTCGCCGAAGTAA
- a CDS encoding anti-sigma factor family protein, with translation MSRTHPPSDTPLTEADMQAFADGNLPPDRAARVRKYLGARPGEAERIAFYRQLNMQMRGAFEGALPQRSRAPAGDRKRTVDIKSAMRRFIVRRIGVALLGLVLVVLSASGWFFASRVSPDMLDAAAVMALMRESGQQTAAVPQAAPADPNAVDLAPLGLKLVATKTRHPNALASIDILDYRNADGEAVVLLSARAPFATDQPHWAAQRIGEVRLLSWTVKGRRYVLAGKATTHGLMRAADALTIR, from the coding sequence ATGTCCCGCACCCACCCACCGTCCGACACGCCGCTTACCGAAGCGGACATGCAGGCCTTCGCCGATGGCAATCTGCCGCCGGATCGGGCGGCGCGCGTGCGGAAGTATCTCGGCGCGCGACCCGGCGAGGCCGAACGGATTGCGTTCTACCGGCAGTTGAACATGCAGATGCGCGGCGCATTTGAAGGCGCGTTGCCGCAACGCAGTCGGGCGCCGGCTGGTGATCGAAAACGGACCGTCGATATCAAATCGGCGATGCGCAGGTTCATCGTGCGGCGCATCGGCGTCGCGCTGCTCGGCTTGGTGCTCGTGGTTCTGTCCGCGAGCGGCTGGTTTTTCGCGTCGCGCGTGTCGCCGGACATGCTCGACGCCGCAGCCGTCATGGCGCTGATGCGCGAGTCGGGGCAGCAAACTGCTGCTGTGCCGCAGGCTGCGCCTGCTGACCCGAACGCTGTCGATCTGGCGCCTTTAGGGCTGAAGCTGGTTGCGACAAAGACGCGTCATCCGAATGCGTTGGCGAGCATCGACATACTCGATTACCGGAATGCCGATGGCGAAGCTGTCGTGCTGCTTTCGGCGCGAGCGCCATTTGCGACGGACCAGCCGCACTGGGCGGCGCAGCGCATCGGCGAGGTACGGTTGCTGTCGTGGACGGTGAAAGGGCGGCGCTACGTGCTCGCCGGAAAGGCGACGACACACGGTCTGATGCGTGCCGCCGATGCATTGACGATCCGTTAG
- a CDS encoding RNA polymerase sigma factor, producing MDIRNELMDHVPRLRRYARALISNRDLADDLVQDTLERALTRTKMFQAGTDLRAWLFTIMHNVFVNQVRKSSTRAVHVSVDDESIVESEFAVSGEQTRSLEVRDLDYALQRLPADQREVVLLVGLEEMSYAEVAIALDIPVGTVMSRLSRGRERLRALMAGAQPGAKLKVVR from the coding sequence ATGGACATCCGTAACGAGTTGATGGATCACGTGCCGCGATTGCGCCGCTATGCGCGCGCGCTGATCAGCAATCGCGATCTCGCGGACGATCTCGTGCAGGACACGCTCGAACGCGCGCTCACCCGCACGAAGATGTTCCAGGCGGGAACCGATCTGCGCGCATGGCTTTTCACGATCATGCACAACGTGTTCGTCAATCAGGTGCGCAAGTCGTCGACGCGCGCCGTTCACGTTTCGGTGGACGACGAGAGCATTGTCGAAAGCGAATTTGCGGTGTCGGGCGAGCAGACGCGTTCGCTCGAAGTGCGCGACCTCGATTACGCGTTGCAGCGTCTGCCCGCCGATCAGCGCGAAGTCGTCCTGCTGGTTGGGCTAGAGGAAATGAGTTACGCCGAGGTTGCGATTGCGCTCGACATCCCCGTTGGTACTGTGATGTCGAGGCTCTCGCGTGGACGGGAGCGCTTGCGCGCATTGATGGCGGGCGCGCAGCCCGGCGCGAAACTGAAGGTGGTGCGATGA
- a CDS encoding anti-sigma factor family protein, giving the protein MSDQLTPISEEDVHAYVDGTLSDERREEVERAIELNPALAARVSDYFSLNNMFHERYDRVLSEPVPARLRMPEKRRWLSAANWPQYAGMAAALVLGIGIGVGTNMGKDVAAPWASAPSVTSSTRPVSADASEVFARKAALAHVVYMPAVDRPAQIGEDHEQDFVQYLANKLGTDVHPPMLTKTGFELAGGRILPGDDGPVAQFMYHNANGERVTLCISHRKVNANTTAFKLYQEGPVNVFYWVDGDFGYAVSGGIDRKVMLQIAHDVYAQLTGATPG; this is encoded by the coding sequence ATGAGCGATCAACTGACTCCCATCAGCGAAGAAGACGTTCATGCGTACGTGGACGGCACGCTGTCCGACGAGCGCCGTGAAGAGGTCGAGCGCGCGATCGAACTGAATCCCGCGCTGGCAGCGCGCGTCAGCGATTACTTTTCGCTGAACAACATGTTTCATGAGCGCTATGACCGGGTGTTGAGCGAGCCTGTGCCGGCGCGCTTGCGGATGCCCGAAAAGCGTCGCTGGCTCAGCGCCGCGAACTGGCCGCAGTACGCGGGCATGGCGGCGGCGCTGGTGCTGGGCATCGGCATTGGCGTCGGTACGAACATGGGCAAGGACGTTGCTGCGCCGTGGGCGAGTGCGCCGTCGGTCACGTCGAGTACGCGGCCCGTGAGCGCGGACGCTTCGGAAGTGTTCGCGCGGAAGGCGGCGTTGGCGCATGTCGTGTACATGCCTGCTGTCGATCGTCCCGCGCAGATCGGCGAGGACCACGAGCAGGATTTCGTGCAGTACCTCGCGAACAAGCTCGGCACCGACGTGCATCCGCCGATGCTTACCAAAACCGGATTCGAGCTTGCGGGCGGCCGCATCTTGCCCGGCGACGACGGTCCCGTTGCGCAGTTCATGTATCACAACGCGAACGGCGAGCGCGTGACGCTTTGCATTTCTCATCGCAAGGTGAATGCGAATACGACGGCGTTCAAGCTCTATCAGGAAGGGCCTGTGAACGTTTTCTATTGGGTCGATGGCGATTTTGGCTATGCGGTGTCGGGTGGTATTGACCGCAAGGTGATGTTGCAGATTGCGCATGATGTGTATGCGCAGTTGACTGGGGCGACGCCGGGTTGA
- a CDS encoding DUF4148 domain-containing protein, translating into MKMLALLAVSVAALGSTNVFAQGKTRAEVYQELIEAQQNGLNFVTDASYPDVSPAFQGTVEYLKKQALAKAERANKMAKAASDAAVSGN; encoded by the coding sequence ATGAAGATGCTCGCATTGCTGGCTGTCTCCGTCGCTGCACTCGGTTCGACGAATGTCTTCGCGCAGGGCAAGACGCGCGCAGAGGTGTATCAGGAGTTGATCGAAGCTCAGCAGAATGGATTGAACTTCGTCACGGATGCTTCGTATCCCGATGTGAGTCCGGCCTTTCAAGGCACGGTCGAATATCTGAAGAAGCAGGCGCTTGCCAAAGCGGAACGTGCGAACAAGATGGCCAAGGCGGCTTCGGATGCGGCCGTGTCGGGGAATTGA
- a CDS encoding PaaI family thioesterase: MDETEVRELLDRVLAPWVRALSLTPVKVDDESATLRLPFSGELRHSGGVICGQVFMAAADTAMVVAISAALGGFKPMTTVSLNISFMRAVRKGDVVITARVLRMGRNLVFGEVELTDDDGKMAVHATTTYALLN, translated from the coding sequence ATGGACGAAACCGAAGTCCGGGAACTGCTCGATCGCGTGCTCGCGCCATGGGTGCGCGCGCTGTCGCTCACGCCCGTCAAGGTCGACGATGAAAGCGCGACGCTGCGGTTGCCGTTTTCCGGCGAGTTGCGGCACAGCGGCGGCGTGATCTGCGGCCAGGTCTTCATGGCAGCCGCCGATACGGCGATGGTCGTCGCGATTTCAGCCGCGCTCGGCGGGTTCAAGCCGATGACCACCGTCTCGCTGAACATCAGCTTCATGCGCGCCGTTCGCAAGGGCGACGTGGTCATCACGGCGCGCGTACTGCGCATGGGCCGCAATCTCGTGTTCGGCGAAGTCGAGCTGACCGACGACGACGGCAAGATGGCCGTCCACGCCACCACCACCTACGCGCTGCTCAACTGA
- a CDS encoding patatin-like phospholipase family protein: protein MFDQVVFAGGGNRCWWQAGFWDVVQPELAIKPRVITGISAGAATACMLYTRDADWVMRYYETALRNNTKNAYWGNLLRGESVFPHYRIYRQALLDIYGEKFAQLAKAPEIRIGVSHVPRWLGARSAVAAGLIAYNIEKYIRKTLHPTLGQSLGFHPEFVRAQDCASVEELADLILQSSCTPPFTPVLRRNGRPVLDGGMVDNVPVGALDPAPGNVLVMVTRIYPRPQMFVVPHGTQQRLYVQPSRKVPISSWDYTSPSQMQHAYNLGRVDGEQFLQRVPELLDAAAHD, encoded by the coding sequence ATGTTCGATCAGGTCGTATTCGCCGGCGGCGGCAATCGCTGCTGGTGGCAAGCAGGATTCTGGGACGTGGTCCAGCCGGAACTGGCTATCAAGCCGCGCGTGATCACGGGCATCTCGGCGGGCGCGGCCACGGCCTGCATGCTCTATACGCGCGACGCCGACTGGGTGATGCGCTATTACGAAACCGCGCTGCGCAACAACACGAAGAACGCCTACTGGGGCAATCTGCTGCGCGGCGAATCGGTGTTTCCGCATTACCGGATCTACCGGCAGGCGCTGCTCGACATCTATGGCGAAAAGTTCGCGCAACTGGCGAAGGCACCGGAGATCCGCATCGGCGTGTCGCATGTACCGCGCTGGCTCGGCGCGCGCAGCGCGGTTGCCGCAGGATTGATCGCCTACAACATCGAAAAATACATCCGCAAGACGCTGCATCCGACGCTCGGGCAGTCGCTCGGCTTCCATCCGGAATTCGTTCGCGCGCAGGATTGCGCGAGCGTCGAGGAACTCGCGGACCTGATTCTGCAGTCATCGTGTACGCCGCCGTTCACGCCGGTTCTGCGACGCAATGGGCGTCCCGTGCTGGATGGCGGGATGGTCGACAATGTGCCCGTCGGCGCGCTCGATCCGGCGCCCGGCAATGTGCTGGTGATGGTGACGCGTATCTATCCGCGTCCGCAGATGTTCGTCGTACCGCATGGCACACAACAGCGGTTGTACGTGCAGCCGTCCCGCAAGGTGCCGATTTCGAGCTGGGACTACACGAGTCCGTCGCAGATGCAGCACGCGTACAACCTCGGCCGTGTGGACGGCGAGCAGTTTCTACAACGCGTGCCTGAACTGCTCGACGCCGCTGCGCACGACTGA
- a CDS encoding D-2-hydroxyacid dehydrogenase family protein translates to MKIAILDDYQDAVRKLDCFQMLADHEVKVFNNTVRGLGQLASRLSEVDALVLIRERTRISSQLLDKLPHLRMISQTGRAGNHIDIAACTERGIAVLEGVGSPIAPAELTWALIMAAQRRIPQYVANLKQGAWQQSGLKTSALPPNFGLGQVLRGQTLGIWGYGKIGRLVAGYGKAFGMNVLIWGRDHTREAALADGYQVAESREALFEQSDVLSLHLRMHDDTRGIVKQDDLMRMKPTALFVNTSRAELLEENALIGALSHNRPGMVAIDVYESEPILQGYSLLRMENVICSPHIGYVEKESYELYFSAAFKNILAFDQGDTSSVANPEALQGGRRR, encoded by the coding sequence ATGAAGATTGCCATCCTTGACGATTATCAAGACGCTGTCCGCAAGCTCGACTGTTTCCAAATGCTCGCTGACCACGAGGTCAAGGTTTTCAACAACACCGTCCGCGGTCTGGGCCAGCTGGCCAGCCGCCTGTCGGAAGTCGACGCACTGGTCCTGATTCGCGAACGCACACGCATCAGCTCGCAACTGCTCGACAAATTGCCGCATCTGCGCATGATCAGCCAGACAGGCCGTGCAGGAAACCATATCGACATCGCCGCCTGTACCGAGCGCGGCATTGCCGTGCTGGAAGGCGTCGGCTCCCCGATCGCTCCCGCCGAACTGACGTGGGCCCTCATCATGGCCGCGCAACGGCGCATTCCGCAATACGTGGCAAACCTTAAGCAAGGCGCGTGGCAACAGTCTGGCCTGAAGACTTCGGCGCTGCCGCCGAACTTCGGTCTCGGCCAGGTGCTGCGCGGACAGACGCTCGGCATCTGGGGCTACGGCAAGATCGGCCGGCTGGTGGCGGGTTACGGCAAGGCGTTCGGGATGAACGTGTTGATCTGGGGCCGCGACCACACGCGCGAAGCGGCGCTCGCCGACGGCTATCAGGTCGCGGAAAGCCGCGAAGCGCTGTTCGAGCAGAGCGACGTGCTGTCGCTGCATCTGCGCATGCACGACGACACGCGCGGCATCGTCAAGCAGGACGATCTGATGCGCATGAAGCCGACTGCACTCTTCGTCAACACGAGCCGCGCCGAACTGCTGGAAGAGAACGCGCTGATCGGCGCGCTGTCGCACAACCGGCCGGGCATGGTGGCGATCGACGTCTACGAAAGCGAGCCGATCCTGCAGGGCTACAGCCTGCTGCGAATGGAAAACGTGATCTGCTCGCCGCACATCGGTTATGTCGAGAAGGAAAGCTACGAGCTTTATTTCAGCGCGGCGTTCAAGAACATTCTTGCGTTCGATCAGGGCGATACGTCGAGCGTTGCGAATCCGGAAGCGCTGCAGGGCGGACGCCGCCGCTAG